One Longimicrobiaceae bacterium genomic window, GCTGGACGAGAACGGCTACATCCGCCCCGGCCTGGGCGACGCGGGCGACCGTCTGTTCGGCACGCGCTGACGCCGGGGTTCCGCCCGGCCCCCGGCGTGCATAGATTCCGCCCCGGCACACGGTGGAATCCCGGCCGGCGGCACCACGCCGCGCCCGCGGGCCTGTAGCTCAGGCGGTTAGAGCAGTCGACTCATAATCGATCGGTCGTGGGTTCGAGCCCCACCAGGCCCATCATCCCCAAGCGCCCGCCACGCGGGAGCTTGGGGATCGTGCTTCCGCCGGGGACCGGCTTCTGCGGGGGAGGTGCGCGGAGGCGCCGATCCCGCCCGGTGCCCAACGGATCGGGGGGCGGCGGTGTCTTGAGGTGCGGGAGCGAGGCGGACCGTGTGGAGGCCGCGATGTGACACGCACGGGAGGCCGCTCGTCTACCCCGGCGGATGCATGGGTTCCCAAGCGGCGAGCGCGGCACGCAACGTCCGAATCCGTATGTGACGGCATGTAACTGCCGCAGCACGAACGTGCAAACGAGCTTTCGGCTTGCGTGGCGGGGCGTATCCAGTGTATTCTTCACGCGCCGCGCGAGGAGGTTTTCACGGACCTCCGCCAGATCCGAAAAGAGCACCCCGGCCGCGAGGCCGGTCCGCAGAGCCAGGGGTCTCCCGCAGACAGCCCAGCCGCCGGAGGCCGAGCGCCGGTCCCGCCTCTGCCGTATCCATAGAAGTCTCGCCCGCCGCGGTGGCCGCACCTGGTGCGCGCGCCCCCCGGGCACGGACCGCCCGAGCGCTTCGCCGCGGTCCGGCGCCATCGCCTTTCCTGTATCGCCGGAGTTTCCACATGCCATCTGAGCCCAGCACGCCGGTCGCCAAGAGCAGCGCTGAAGCTGCGACCGAGCGGACGCCTTCCGCCGCTTTCTGGGGCGGGCGGCGCGTGCTGGTGACGGGCGGGGCCGGCTTCCTGGGCTCGCACGTGGTGGAGCGCCTGAACGCCCTGGGCGCCGAGGTCTTCGTGCCCCGCAGCGGCGACTACGACCTGACCGAGCAGGACGCCGTGCGCCGCCTGTATGCCGACGCGCGGCCGGACGTGGTGCTCCACCTGGCCGCGGTCGTCGGCGGCATCGGCGCGAACCGCGACAACCCCGGCTGGTTCTTCTACGCGAACATGGTCATGGGCGCGCTCATGATCGAAGAGGGCCGCCGCGCGGGCGTGGGCAAGTTCGTGCAGCTCGGCACCATCTGCGCCTATCCCAAGCACACTCCGGTGCCGTTCCGCGAAGAGGAGCTGTGGAACGGCTACCCCGAAGAGACCAACGCGCCCTACGGCATCGCCAAGAAGGCGCTGCTGGTGCAGCTCCAGGGCTACCGGCAGCAGTACGGCTTCAACGGAATCTACCTGCTGCCGGTCAACCTGTACGGCCCCCGCGACAACTTCGACCCGCACAGCAGCCACGTCATCCCTGCGCTGATCCGCAAGATGGTGGAGGCGAAGGACGCCGGGGCGAACGAGGTGGTGCTGTGGGGTACCGGCGAGGCGTCGCGCGAGTTCCTGTACGTGGACGACTGCGCCCGCGCGATCCTGCTGGCGG contains:
- a CDS encoding GDP-L-fucose synthase; translated protein: MPSEPSTPVAKSSAEAATERTPSAAFWGGRRVLVTGGAGFLGSHVVERLNALGAEVFVPRSGDYDLTEQDAVRRLYADARPDVVLHLAAVVGGIGANRDNPGWFFYANMVMGALMIEEGRRAGVGKFVQLGTICAYPKHTPVPFREEELWNGYPEETNAPYGIAKKALLVQLQGYRQQYGFNGIYLLPVNLYGPRDNFDPHSSHVIPALIRKMVEAKDAGANEVVLWGTGEASREFLYVDDCARAILLAAEHYEGAEPVNVGTGGEMRIRELAGTIADAVDFGGRLSYDATKPDGQPRRCLDTSRALDEFGFRAHVPFDEGLRHTVEWFRETRAAAARPLVAAAGE